In Salmo trutta chromosome 28, fSalTru1.1, whole genome shotgun sequence, one DNA window encodes the following:
- the LOC115165745 gene encoding protein-serine O-palmitoleoyltransferase porcupine isoform X1: MMGSFSRQEFFHELVEGCILPTTQQGLEQVWQLLVICLLCRLLWIQGLPSYVKHLSTVAGGFYILYLFFELHMVWVVLLSLLCYLILFLCRHSSNRATFLSITILIYLLMGELHMMDTTTWHKMRGSQMVVAMKAISLAFDLDRGVVANVPSPVEFMGYIYFVGTIIFGPWISFNSYREAIEGRKLSFSWIWKVCFSWVKSQLCLITSNCVAPYLFPYFIPIYGDKLLRNKTKRKTRGSVARWLLAYENALSFHFSNYFVGYLSETSTTLAGAGFTEEKDNLKWDMTVAKPLHVEFPRSMVEVATSWNLPMSRWLNTYVFTSARNLGTFSAILVTYTASALLHGLSFHLGAVLLSLGFITYIEHVLRKRLAAIFNACILSKKCQPNCSHKNNKVLWVYVINVAFSTLAVFHLAYLGSLFNSSVDYMDDDESDVANHTIQKWSELSWASHWVTFGCWVLYRIIL, encoded by the exons TCTCTGGATTCAGG GCCTCCCATCCTATGTGAAACACCTGAGCACTGTGGCAGGAGGGTTCTACATTCTGTATCTGTTCTTTGAGCTCCACATGGTGTGGGTAGTACTGCTCAGTCTACTGTGCtacctcatcctcttcctctgtcGACACTCCAGTAACCGGGCCACCTTCCTCTCCATCACCATCCTCATCTACCTGCTCATGGG AGAGCTGCATATGATGGACACCACCACCTGGCACAAAATGAGAG GTTCCCAGATGGTGGTTGCCATGAAGGCCATCTCTCTAGCCTTTGACCTGGATCGGGGCGTGGTGGCTAATGTGCCTTCTCCTGTGGAGTTCATGGGCTATATCTACTTTGTTGGGACTATCATATTTGGGCCCTGGATCAGCTTTAACAGCTACAGAGAGGCTATAGAGGGCCGCAAACTG AGTTTCTCCTGGATATGGAAAGTGTGTTTCAGCTGGGTGAAGAGCCAGCTGTGTCTGATCACCTCTAACTGTGTTGCTCCCTACCTCTTCCCTTACTTCATCCCCATCTACGGGGACAAGCTGCTACGCAA CAAAACAAAACGGAAGACCAG AGGTTCTGTGGCAAG GTGGCTCCTGGCCTATGAGAATGCACTCTCATTCCACTTCAGCAACTACTTTGTGGGTTACCTGAGTGAGACCAGCACCACTCTGGCTGGAGCAGGCTTTACTGAGGAGAAAGACAACCTCAAATG GGATATGACGGTTGCTAAGCCCCTGCATGTGGAGTTTCCCAGGTCTATGGTGGAGGTGGCCACCTCGTGGAATCTGCCCATGTCCAGATGGCTCAACACCT ATGTTTTTACCAGTGCTCGCAACCTTGGAACCTTTTCAGCCATCCTAGTGACATACACAGCCAGTGCACTTCTACAT GGTCTCAGCTTCCACCTGGGTGCAGTGCTACTGTCTCTCGGGTTCATCACGTATATTGAGCATG TTTTGCGGAAGAGATTGGCAGCCATTTTTAATGCGTGTATTCTGTCAAAGAAATGCCAGCCAAACTGCTCTCACAAGAACAATAAG GTCCTGTGGGTGTACGTCATTAACGTAGCCTTCAGCACCCTGGCTGTCTTCCACCTGGCATACCTGGGCTCTCTGTTCAACTCCAGTGTTGACTACATGGATGATGATGAG AGTGACGTGGCCAACCACACCATTCAGAAGTGGTCGGAGCTGAGCTGGGCCAGCCACTGGGTGACGTTTGGCTGCTGGGTGCTCTACCGCATCATCCTctaa
- the LOC115165745 gene encoding protein-serine O-palmitoleoyltransferase porcupine isoform X2: MMGSFSRQEFFHELVEGCILPTTQQGLEQVWQLLVICLLCRLLWIQGLPSYVKHLSTVAGGFYILYLFFELHMVWVVLLSLLCYLILFLCRHSSNRATFLSITILIYLLMGELHMMDTTTWHKMRGSQMVVAMKAISLAFDLDRGVVANVPSPVEFMGYIYFVGTIIFGPWISFNSYREAIEGRKLSFSWIWKVCFSWVKSQLCLITSNCVAPYLFPYFIPIYGDKLLRNKTKRKTRWLLAYENALSFHFSNYFVGYLSETSTTLAGAGFTEEKDNLKWDMTVAKPLHVEFPRSMVEVATSWNLPMSRWLNTYVFTSARNLGTFSAILVTYTASALLHGLSFHLGAVLLSLGFITYIEHVLRKRLAAIFNACILSKKCQPNCSHKNNKVLWVYVINVAFSTLAVFHLAYLGSLFNSSVDYMDDDESDVANHTIQKWSELSWASHWVTFGCWVLYRIIL; encoded by the exons TCTCTGGATTCAGG GCCTCCCATCCTATGTGAAACACCTGAGCACTGTGGCAGGAGGGTTCTACATTCTGTATCTGTTCTTTGAGCTCCACATGGTGTGGGTAGTACTGCTCAGTCTACTGTGCtacctcatcctcttcctctgtcGACACTCCAGTAACCGGGCCACCTTCCTCTCCATCACCATCCTCATCTACCTGCTCATGGG AGAGCTGCATATGATGGACACCACCACCTGGCACAAAATGAGAG GTTCCCAGATGGTGGTTGCCATGAAGGCCATCTCTCTAGCCTTTGACCTGGATCGGGGCGTGGTGGCTAATGTGCCTTCTCCTGTGGAGTTCATGGGCTATATCTACTTTGTTGGGACTATCATATTTGGGCCCTGGATCAGCTTTAACAGCTACAGAGAGGCTATAGAGGGCCGCAAACTG AGTTTCTCCTGGATATGGAAAGTGTGTTTCAGCTGGGTGAAGAGCCAGCTGTGTCTGATCACCTCTAACTGTGTTGCTCCCTACCTCTTCCCTTACTTCATCCCCATCTACGGGGACAAGCTGCTACGCAA CAAAACAAAACGGAAGACCAG GTGGCTCCTGGCCTATGAGAATGCACTCTCATTCCACTTCAGCAACTACTTTGTGGGTTACCTGAGTGAGACCAGCACCACTCTGGCTGGAGCAGGCTTTACTGAGGAGAAAGACAACCTCAAATG GGATATGACGGTTGCTAAGCCCCTGCATGTGGAGTTTCCCAGGTCTATGGTGGAGGTGGCCACCTCGTGGAATCTGCCCATGTCCAGATGGCTCAACACCT ATGTTTTTACCAGTGCTCGCAACCTTGGAACCTTTTCAGCCATCCTAGTGACATACACAGCCAGTGCACTTCTACAT GGTCTCAGCTTCCACCTGGGTGCAGTGCTACTGTCTCTCGGGTTCATCACGTATATTGAGCATG TTTTGCGGAAGAGATTGGCAGCCATTTTTAATGCGTGTATTCTGTCAAAGAAATGCCAGCCAAACTGCTCTCACAAGAACAATAAG GTCCTGTGGGTGTACGTCATTAACGTAGCCTTCAGCACCCTGGCTGTCTTCCACCTGGCATACCTGGGCTCTCTGTTCAACTCCAGTGTTGACTACATGGATGATGATGAG AGTGACGTGGCCAACCACACCATTCAGAAGTGGTCGGAGCTGAGCTGGGCCAGCCACTGGGTGACGTTTGGCTGCTGGGTGCTCTACCGCATCATCCTctaa
- the LOC115165744 gene encoding WD repeat-containing protein 13 — MAAVWQQVLAVDARYNAYRTPTFPQFRTQYIRRRSQLLRENAKCGFEPGLRRHYLRLRSQLLALRYGPLSEQSSFRASSVRSSRTTLDRMEDFEEDPRAQGARGHRRSVSRGSYQLQAQMNRAVYDERTPGALVPTSVAEASRAMAGDTTLSENYAFAGMHHIFDQHVDSAVPRLQFANDDKHLLACCSLDGTLSIMILSPSPPSVKVVLKGHAGPVTDFAWSLSNDVIVSTSKDGTLRIWNTEDGRCIREVRDPEASELLCCTFQPMNNNLTVVGNSKHLLQVVNISTGKKVKGGSSKLTGRVLSMSFDAPGRILWAGDDRGSVFSFLFDMATGKLTKAKRLVVSEGSPICSISARSWISREARDPSLLINACVNKLLLYRVVDNEGTLQLKRSFPIKHGSQPLHSIFCPLMSFRQGACVVTGSEDACVYFFDVERNTKAIVNKLQGHGGPVLDVSFNCDESLLASADSTGMVIIWRREQK, encoded by the exons ATGGCTGCAGTTTGGCAGCAGGTGTTGGCAGTGGACGCAAG GTACAATGCATACCGCACGCCTACGTTCCCACAGTTCCGCACGCAATACATCCGGCGGCGCAGCCAGCTACTCAGGGAAAACGCCAAGTGTGGCTTTGAGCCGGGGCTGCGCAGGCATTACCTGAGACTGCGCAGCCAGCTGCTGGCCCTGCGCTACGGGCCCCTGTCTGAGCAGAGCAGCTTCAGGGCCAGCAGTGTGCGCAGCTCCCGCACCACACTGGACCGCATGGAG GATTTTGAGGAGGACCCCCGTGCTCAGGGGGCTCGTGGTCACCGTCGATCTGTGAGCAGAGGCTCCTACCAGCTACAGGCCCAGATGAACAGGGCAGTCTATGATGAGAG GACCCCAGGTGCCTTGGTGCCAACCTCTGTGGCAGAAGCTAGCCGTGCCATGGCTGGGGACACCACTCTGAGCGAGAACTATGCTTTTGCTGGCATGCACCACATATTCGACCAACATGTGGACTCTGCAG TTCCACGGCTGCAATTTGCTAATGATGACAAGCACCTCCTAGCCTGCTGCTCATTGGACGGCACCCTGTCCATCATGATCCTGTCCCCGTCCCCGCCCAGTGTGAAGGTTGTCCTGAAGGGTCATGCAGGTCCCGTCACCGACTTTGCTTGGTCCCTTAGCAATGACGTCATCGTGTCGACATCAAAGGATGGAACACTGCGTATTTGGAACACGGAGGATGGGAGGTGTATCCGTGAGGTCAGAGACCCGGAAGCTAGCGAACTGCTTTGCTGCACCTTCCAGCCCATGAATAACAACCTCACAGTG gtagggaacagtaAGCACCTCCTGCAGGTGGTGAACATCTCCACTGGGAAGAAGGTGAAGGGGGGTTCCAGTAAGCTGACGGGACGGGTACTGTCTATGTCCTTTGATGCCCCTGGGAGGATCCTGTGGGCCGGGGACGACAGGGGCAGCGTCTTCTCCTTCCTGTTTGACATGGCCACAG GGAAGCTGACCAAAGCCAAGCGGCTTGTGGTGAGTGAGGGCAGCCCAATCTGCAGCATATCTGCCCGCTCCTGGATCAGCAGAGAGGCTCGAGACCCCTCCTTGCTGATCAACGCCTGTGTCAACAAACTGCTACTCTACAG AGTGGTGGATAATGAAGGCACTCTGCAGCTTAAGAGGAGCTTCCCAATCAAGCACGGCTCCCAGCCCCTTCACAGCATCTTCTGCCCTCTCATGTCCTTCAGACAGGGCGCCTGTGTTG TGACTGGCAGTGAGGATGCCTGTGTCTACTTCTTCGATGTGGAGCGCAACACTAAGGCCATAGTCAACAAGCTGCAGGGTCACGGTGGCCCAGTGCTGGATGTCAGCTTCAACTGTGACGAGAGCTTACTGGCTTCTGCAGACTCCACTGGCATGGTCATCATCTGGAGGCGGGAGCAGAAGTGA